A DNA window from Macadamia integrifolia cultivar HAES 741 chromosome 4, SCU_Mint_v3, whole genome shotgun sequence contains the following coding sequences:
- the LOC122075837 gene encoding pentatricopeptide repeat-containing protein At4g19191, mitochondrial-like, protein MQWEMIRSCTSQSFNRFSNLSIVALWNSNIRSTVSEGLSYNALLLFRQMKQSGLEPDNLTFPFVAKACAKLSNLNYSKIIHSHVVKSPFGSDIFVQSAMVNMYIKCGELDSACCLFEEMPEKDVASCNTIIMGFAQSGLLGRVSKLFCQMRLMEFKPDSITLIALTQLSSNTTNLNVARAVHCFGIQLGVSDDVSVANTLIAAYAKCNDLSSAEGVFNGISLGMKTVVSWNSMISGCAHLEESAEAIGFYQLMCQNGVKSDVSTFLSLLSSCVQPEALLIGKALHSHAVQTGCDLDISVINTLISMYSKCGDIDSAHYLFNTMYERTCVSWTAMISGYAEKGNLDGALSLFYDMEATGEKPDLVTVVALLSACGQTGALETGRWINLYAISAGLRGNVVVCNALIDMYAKCGSMKDAHELFQTMPERTIITWTTMIAGYALNGESTEALDFFSQMMKLGLKPNHITFLAVLQACSHAGFLEKGWKNFNLMTKVYKISLRLEHYACMADLLGRAGKLNEALDFILKMPVRPDCGVWGALLGACQIHQDIEIGKYVASRLFELEPEAAVSYVAMANIYAAEGKWDGVAKIRSTMKCKKVRKFPGSSHIQVNGNTHVFTVEDRCHPEELLIYRVLDGLALQLKESRLRLSSEDIIAYDL, encoded by the coding sequence ATGCAATGGGAAATGATCAGGTCCTGTACCAGCCAAAGCTTCAACCGTTTTTCAAATCTGTCGATCGTTGCATTATGGAATTCCAACATCAGATCAACAGTAAGCGAAGGTTTAAGTTACAATGCCCTTCTTCTATTCCGCCAAATGAAGCAATCGGGCTTAGAACCCGACAATCTAACCTTCCCGTTTGTAGCAAAAGCATGTGCGAAGCTTTCGAATCTCAACTACTCCAAAATCATTCACAGCCATGTTGTGAAATCCCCCTTTGGGTCTGATATATTCGTCCAATCAGCCATGGTAAATATGTACATAAAATGTGGTGAACTGGATTCTGCATGCTGCTTGTTCGAGGAAATGCCTGAGAAGGATGTTGCTTCTTGTAACACAATAATCATGGGTTTTGCTCAGTCAGGGCTCCTTGGTAGAGTTTCAAAACTTTTCTGCCAAATGAGGCTCATGGAATTTAAGCCCGACTCAATCACGCTCATTGCCTTGACCCAGTTAAGTTCCAATACCACAAATTTGAACGTGGCAAGAGCTGTCCATTGCTTTGGGATTCAACTTGGTGTCAGTGATGATGTTTCAGTTGCTAACACTTTAATTGCGGCATATGCTAAGTGCAATGACTTAAGCTCGGCAGAGGGGGTGTTTAATGGCATATCATTGGGTATGAAGACTGTAGTCTCATGGAATTCAATGATTTCCGGGTGTGCCCACCTTGAAGAATCTGCTGAGGCCATTGGTTTCTACCAATTGATGTGCCAAAATGGAGTGAAGTCTGATGTGAGCACTTTTCTTAGCTTGCTATCATCATGTGTGCAACCTGAAGCACTTTTAATTGGTAAAGCATTGCATTCTCATGCTGTCCAAACAGGTTGTGATCTAGACATTTCTGTGATTAACACTCTCATTTCGATGTATTCCAAGTGCGGAGATATTGATTCAGCACATTATCTATTTAACACAATGTATGAAAGAACTTGTGTTTCATGGACAGCTATGATCAGTGGATATGCTGAGAAAGGAAATTTGGATGGGGCACTTTCTTTGTTTTATGACATGGAAGCAACGGGCGAGAAGCCTGACTTGGTTACCGTGGTTGCTCTGCTGTCTGCCTGTGGCCAAACAGGAGCTCTTGAGACTGGAAGATGGATTAATTTGTATGCCATTTCAGCAGGGTTGAGAGGGAATGTGGTAGTTTGCAATGCGTTGATAGACATGTATGCAAAGTGTGGAAGCATGAAAGATGCACATGAGCTTTTTCAAACCATGCCCGAAAGAACTATAATCACTTGGACAACAATGATTGCTGGGTATGCTTTGAATGGAGAATCCACAGAAGCTTTGGATTTTTTCTCTCAGATGATGAAGTTGGGTCTGAAACCAAATCACATAACATTTCTAGCTGTTCTACAAGCTTGTTCCCATGCAGGTTTCCTTGAGAAAGGATGGAAGAATTTCAATTTAATGACCAAAGTTTATAAAATAAGCCTTAGATTAGAACACTATGCCTGCATGGCAGATCTTCTTGGTCGAGCAGGGAAGCTGAACGAAGCATTAGATTTCATTCTAAAAATGCCAGTTAGACCTGATTGTGGTGTATGGGGTGCTCTGCTTGGTGCTTGCCAGATTCACCAAGACATAGAGATAGGTAAGTATGTGGCCAGCCGTCTTTTTGAGCTAGAGCCTGAGGCTGCAGTTTCGTATGTGGCAATGGCCAATATCTATGCTGCAGAAGGGAAGTGGGATGGTGTGGCAAAAATACGATCAACTATGAAATGCAAAAAGGTGAGAAA
- the LOC122076403 gene encoding uncharacterized WD repeat-containing protein C25H1.08c-like: MNDSVSKRLILGFWNRITGFQALSQLCQVITSTSQVVNEDRARELRRDTINDKNKEGMNGPSDDEGEEGEFFLDDEDIIQEIPVDEEDLPDAEDEAGSDADDFEEPDDSVHLFTGHTGELYTVACSPTDAKLAVTGGGDDRGFMWKIGEGDMALELPGVWLLILLPSVH, encoded by the exons ATGAATGATTCCGTTTCAAAACgtctgattctagggttttggaaccGGATCACTGGGTTTCAG GCTCTCTCTCAGCTGTGCCAAGTTATCACTTCCACTTCCCAGGTTGTCAACGAAGACAGGGCCAGAGAACTAAGAAGGGACACTATAAACGACAAGAATAAGGAGGGTATGAACGGCCCATCCGACGACGAAGGCGAGGAGGGTGAGTTCTTCCTCGACGATGAAGACATCATTCAGGAAATCCCTGTTGATGAAGAAG ATCTTCCTGATGCGGAAGATGAAGCTGGGTCAGACGCCGATGACTTTG AGGAGCCTGATGATTCTGTGCACTTATTCACCGGTCATACAG GTGAACTGTACACGGTTGCATGTAGTCCAACAGATGCAAAGCTTGCGGTGACAGGAGGTGGAGATGATAGGGGCTTCATGTGGAAGATTGGCGAAGGAGACATGGCTTTAGAACTGCCAG GGGTCTGGCTTTTAATATTGCTCCCCAGTGTTCATTAG
- the LOC122075545 gene encoding pentatricopeptide repeat-containing protein At4g19191, mitochondrial-like produces MIRSSFQPKLQPFFKSVDRCIMEFQHQSTVGEGLSYKALLLFCQMKQSGLEPDNLTFPFVAKACAKLSNLNYSEIIHSHVVKSPFGSDIFVQSAMVKMYIKCGELDSACCLFEEMPENDVASWNTIIMGFAQSGLLGRVSKLFCQMRLMEFKPDSITLTALTQLSSNTTNLSVARAVHYFGIQLCACDDVSVANTLIAAYAKCNDLSSAEGVFNGISLGMKTVVSWNSMISGCAHLEESAEAIGFYQLMCQNGVKSGVSTFLSLLSSCVQPEALFTGKALHSHAVQTGCDLLISEIKTLILIYSKCGDIDSARYLFNTMHERTCVSWTAMISGYAERGNLDEALPLFYDMEAAGKKPDLVTVVALSAYGQTGALETGRWINLYAISTGLRGNIMVCNALIDKYAKCGSMEDAHQLFQTMPERTIITWTTMIACYALNGESTDT; encoded by the coding sequence GCTTCAACCGTTTTTCAAATCTGTCGACCGTTGCATTATGGAATTCCAACATCAGTCAACAGTAGGCGAAGGTTTAAGTTACAAagcccttcttctcttctgccAGATGAAGCAATCGGGCTTAGAACCCGACAATCTAACCTTCCCGTTTGTAGCAAAAGCATGTGCGAAGCTCTCGAATCTCAACTACTCCGAAATCATTCACAGCCATGTTGTGAAATCCCCCTTTGGGTCTGATATATTCGTCCAATCAGCCATGGTAAAAATGTATATCAAATGTGGTGAACTGGATTCCGCATGCTGCTTGTTCGAGGAAATGCCTGAGAACGATGTTGCTTCTTGGAACACAATAATCATGGGTTTTGCTCAGTCGGGGCTCCTTGGTAGAGTTTCAAAACTTTTCTGCCAAATGCGGCTCATGGAATTTAAGCCCGACTCAATCACGCTCACAGCCTTGACCCAGTTAAGTTCCAATACTACCAATTTGAGCGTGGCAAGAGCTGTTCATTACTTTGGGATTCAACTTTGTGCCTGTGATGATGTTTCAGTTGCCAACACTTTAATTGCTGCATATGCTAAGTGCAATGACTTAAGCTCGGCAGAGGGGGTGTTTAATGGCATATCATTGGGTATGAAGACTGTAGTCTCATGGAATTCAATGATTTCCGGGTGTGCCCACCTTGAAGAATCTGCTGAGGCCATTGGTTTCTACCAATTGATGTGCCAAAATGGAGTGAAGTCTGGTGTGAGCACTTTTCTTAGCTTGCTTTCATCATGTGTGCAACCTGAAGCACTTTTTACTGGTAAAGCATTGCATTCTCATGCTGTCCAAACAGGTTGTGATCTACTCATTTCTGAGATTAAAACTCTCATTTTGATATATTCCAAGTGTGGAGATATTGATTCAGCGCGTTATTTATTTAACACAATGCATGAAAGAACATGTGTTTCATGGACAGCTATGATCAGTGGATATGCTGAGAGAGGAAATTTGGATGAGGCGCTGCCTTTGTTTTATGACATGGAAGCAGCAGGCAAGAAGCCCGACTTGGTTACCGTGGTTGCTCTGTCTGCCTATGGCCAAACAGGGGCTCTTGAGACTGGAAGATGGATTAATTTGTATGCCATTTCAACAGGTTTGAGAGGGAATATAATGGTTTGTAATGCGTTGATAGACAAATATGCAAAGTGTGGAAGCATGGAAGATGCACATCAGCTTTTTCAAACCATGCCCGAAAGAACTATAATCACTTGGACAACAATGATTGCATGCTATGCTTTAAATGGAGAATCCACAGACACTTAG